In a genomic window of Streptomyces koelreuteriae:
- a CDS encoding MFS transporter — translation MTPASTGASTTVGADVSVPASDSRMSPGGPGYRRMSFALFLAGVATFALLYSTQALLPLISGEFGVAASDASWTVAAATGGLALFVLPMSALSERFGRRAVMTASLAVAVTIGLLVPLAPSLGVLVVLRALQGAALAGLPASATAYLAEEVSPKALVTAIGLFVAGNSVGGMSGRVITGWVAQEWGWRVAVGVIGALAVACAVAFRALLPAPRHFKPGSLRPRVLARTVRDHLSNPLLCRLYAIGALFMTVFGGVYTVIGYRLTEAPFSLPQGIIGSIFLVYLVGTVSASTAGRLVGRMGRRGALYAAGGTTAAGLLLSLAGSLPLVLLGLVLITGGFFAGHAVASSAVSKTATTGRAQASALYQSSYYIGSSAGSTVGAIAFHAGGWAGTVGVGLLAVLGVVTITVFGTRAARLQRRLATAA, via the coding sequence ATGACTCCCGCCAGTACCGGGGCGTCCACCACCGTGGGCGCCGATGTCTCTGTCCCTGCTTCCGACTCCCGTATGTCGCCGGGCGGGCCCGGCTACCGCCGGATGAGTTTCGCCCTCTTCCTCGCGGGTGTCGCGACCTTCGCGCTGCTGTACTCCACGCAGGCGCTGCTTCCGCTGATCTCCGGTGAGTTCGGGGTGGCGGCGAGCGACGCGAGCTGGACCGTGGCCGCCGCGACGGGCGGGCTGGCGCTGTTCGTGCTGCCGATGAGCGCCCTGTCCGAGCGTTTCGGACGGCGTGCGGTCATGACGGCGTCGCTGGCCGTGGCGGTCACGATCGGGCTGCTGGTGCCGCTCGCCCCGTCGCTGGGTGTGCTGGTCGTGCTGCGGGCCCTCCAGGGCGCGGCCCTGGCCGGGCTGCCCGCGTCGGCGACCGCGTACCTCGCGGAGGAGGTCAGCCCCAAGGCGCTGGTCACCGCGATCGGGCTGTTCGTCGCCGGCAACAGCGTCGGCGGGATGAGCGGCCGGGTCATCACCGGCTGGGTCGCACAGGAGTGGGGCTGGCGGGTCGCCGTCGGTGTCATCGGCGCGCTCGCCGTGGCGTGTGCGGTGGCCTTCCGGGCGCTGCTCCCCGCCCCCAGGCACTTCAAGCCGGGCTCGCTGCGCCCGCGCGTCCTGGCGCGCACGGTCCGCGACCACCTGTCCAACCCGCTGCTGTGCCGGCTGTACGCGATCGGCGCGCTGTTCATGACGGTGTTCGGCGGCGTGTACACGGTCATCGGCTACCGACTGACCGAGGCCCCGTTCTCACTGCCGCAGGGCATCATCGGCTCGATCTTCCTCGTGTACCTCGTCGGTACGGTGTCGGCGTCGACGGCGGGCCGGCTGGTGGGCCGGATGGGCCGCCGGGGCGCGCTGTACGCCGCGGGCGGTACGACGGCGGCGGGCCTGCTGCTGTCCCTGGCCGGGTCGCTGCCGCTGGTCCTGCTGGGTCTGGTCCTGATCACGGGCGGCTTCTTCGCGGGCCACGCGGTGGCCTCCTCGGCGGTCAGCAAGACGGCCACGACCGGCCGCGCGCAGGCCTCGGCGCTCTACCAGTCGTCGTACTACATCGGCTCCAGCGCGGGCAGCACGGTCGGCGCGATCGCCTTCCACGCGGGCGGCTGGGCCGGAACGGTCGGCGTCGGACTGCTGGCGGTGCTCGGCGTCGTGACGATCACGGTGTTCGGCACGCGGGCGGCTCGGCTGCAGCGGAGGCTGGCCACGGCCGCCTGA
- the dnaN gene encoding DNA polymerase III subunit beta: MEFRIDRTAFAEAVGRAGRALPARTPVPVLGGLLLEADAGRLAVTGFDFEAAVRVEAEAEVAAEGRVLVPGRRLLEVCRVLPEGPVSCALEASRFTVEADGTRFGLSTLPIAEYPALPAAPAPYGTVDAAAFATAVAQVALAAGRDDTLPLLTGVQLRLDGGEMTLSASDRYRYAVRRLEWKPGAAADGVVEAAEGVVEALLPSRRLLDVARSLGRCGDVVIGWDPAGGGGLMGFEGGQSRTALRLLDGRLPAYTSLFDMAGAAVAEVEREGLAEAVRRVAVVAEANSSVRLDFSAEGFVMLRAGFGDDVAAQRLPATLSGADEVPVAFNPAYLLDALTSFESPRVRLELLGAGQRALLHGVADGGGVGAGTAEAGTAEAGTAEAGTAEAGAHRHLLMSVKQLV, from the coding sequence ATGGAGTTCCGCATCGACCGTACGGCGTTCGCCGAGGCCGTGGGCCGGGCGGGGCGGGCACTGCCCGCGCGGACGCCGGTGCCGGTGCTGGGCGGACTGCTGCTGGAGGCGGACGCGGGACGGCTCGCCGTGACGGGGTTCGACTTCGAGGCGGCGGTACGGGTGGAGGCCGAAGCGGAGGTCGCGGCTGAAGGGCGGGTGCTCGTCCCGGGGCGGCGGCTGCTGGAGGTGTGCCGGGTGCTGCCGGAGGGGCCGGTGAGCTGTGCGCTGGAGGCGTCGCGGTTCACCGTGGAGGCGGACGGGACGCGCTTCGGGCTCTCGACACTGCCAATCGCCGAGTACCCGGCCCTGCCCGCCGCGCCCGCGCCGTACGGCACGGTGGACGCCGCCGCGTTCGCGACCGCCGTCGCGCAGGTCGCCCTCGCCGCCGGACGGGACGACACGCTGCCGCTGCTGACGGGCGTCCAACTGCGTCTCGACGGCGGGGAGATGACGCTGTCGGCCTCGGATCGCTACCGGTACGCGGTGCGGCGGCTGGAGTGGAAGCCGGGGGCGGCGGCCGACGGGGTGGTGGAGGCCGCCGAGGGGGTGGTGGAGGCTTTGCTGCCGTCGCGGCGGCTGCTGGATGTCGCGCGGTCGCTGGGGCGCTGCGGGGACGTGGTCATCGGATGGGATCCGGCCGGGGGCGGCGGGCTGATGGGCTTCGAGGGCGGGCAGTCGCGGACGGCGCTGCGGCTCCTGGACGGGCGGCTGCCCGCCTACACATCGCTGTTCGACATGGCGGGGGCGGCGGTCGCCGAGGTGGAGCGCGAGGGGCTCGCGGAGGCCGTGCGGCGGGTCGCGGTGGTGGCGGAGGCGAACAGTTCGGTGCGGCTGGACTTCTCGGCCGAGGGGTTCGTGATGCTGCGGGCCGGCTTCGGGGACGATGTGGCGGCTCAGCGGCTGCCGGCCACGCTGAGCGGCGCCGACGAGGTGCCGGTGGCCTTCAACCCGGCCTATCTGCTGGACGCGCTGACGTCCTTCGAGAGCCCGCGGGTACGGCTGGAGCTGCTGGGGGCGGGGCAGCGGGCGCTGCTGCACGGGGTGGCGGACGGCGGCGGGGTTGGGGCGGGCACGGCGGAGGCGGGCACGGCGGAGGCGGGCACGGCGGAGGCGGGCACGGCGGAGGCCGGGGCGCACCGGCATCTGCTGATGTCGGTGAAGCAGCTCGTCTGA
- a CDS encoding sigma-70 family RNA polymerase sigma factor, with protein sequence MTNGTAAPTDLDTRLEAHRTELTGYCYRMLGSSFEAEDAVQDTMVRAWRSYDKFEGRSSLRSWLYRIATNVCLDMLTAGNKRARPMDLTESTPLARAALSPRPDNTWLEPMPDARVLPTTEDPAEAAVAKESVRLAFMAALQQLPAKQRAVLILREVLAWRASEVAELLDTSVASVNSALQRARATLAERQQPGADAVVSDPLDEDQQKLLDRYVAAFEGYDMAALTALLHEDAVMTMPPFDLWLTGVGDITGFMTTLGAPCAGSRLVPVEVNGLPGFAQYKPDPEGGGFMPWAVQVLEISDGRITGFHCFLDTERWFPLFDLPLRLEAEADQVEQGA encoded by the coding sequence ATGACGAACGGCACGGCGGCACCGACGGACCTGGACACCAGGCTGGAGGCACACCGCACCGAGCTGACCGGGTACTGCTACCGGATGCTCGGCTCCTCCTTCGAGGCCGAGGACGCGGTGCAGGACACGATGGTCCGCGCCTGGCGCAGCTACGACAAGTTCGAGGGCCGCTCCAGCCTTCGCTCCTGGCTCTACCGCATCGCGACGAACGTGTGCCTGGACATGCTGACCGCGGGCAACAAGCGCGCCCGGCCCATGGATCTCACCGAGTCCACGCCGCTCGCCCGGGCGGCCCTGTCCCCCCGCCCGGACAACACCTGGCTGGAGCCGATGCCGGACGCCCGTGTGCTGCCCACGACCGAGGACCCGGCGGAGGCGGCGGTCGCCAAGGAGTCCGTGCGGCTCGCCTTCATGGCCGCGCTGCAGCAGCTTCCGGCCAAGCAGCGGGCCGTGCTGATCCTGCGCGAGGTGCTGGCCTGGAGGGCGAGCGAGGTCGCCGAGCTGCTGGACACCTCGGTGGCGTCGGTCAACAGCGCCCTCCAGCGGGCCCGCGCCACCCTGGCCGAGCGGCAGCAGCCGGGCGCCGACGCGGTCGTCTCCGACCCGCTCGACGAGGACCAGCAGAAGCTGCTGGACCGCTATGTGGCGGCCTTCGAGGGCTACGACATGGCGGCGCTGACGGCCCTGCTGCACGAGGACGCGGTCATGACGATGCCGCCGTTCGACCTGTGGCTGACCGGCGTCGGCGACATCACCGGCTTCATGACGACGCTCGGCGCGCCCTGCGCGGGCTCCCGGCTGGTGCCGGTCGAGGTCAACGGGCTGCCGGGGTTCGCCCAGTACAAGCCCGACCCGGAGGGCGGCGGCTTCATGCCGTGGGCGGTCCAGGTGCTGGAGATCTCAGACGGCCGGATCACCGGGTTCCACTGCTTCCTCGACACCGAGCGCTGGTTCCCGCTCTTCGACCTGCCCCTCCGTCTCGAAGCGGAGGCCGACCAGGTCGAGCAGGGCGCCTAG
- a CDS encoding STAS domain-containing protein, producing MSYRRPPGLPIVDAMTPPVLVLPGPVTRDEVRGLSDDVRALLHTSGARVVVCDVGGLGPPGLATVDLLARLQLAARRAGGRIRLRDPDPALGALLDLVGLRFETEGQVEEREPALGVEEAVEPGDPAV from the coding sequence ATGAGTTACCGCCGCCCGCCCGGTCTACCGATCGTGGACGCCATGACACCGCCCGTGCTCGTACTGCCCGGCCCCGTCACCCGGGACGAGGTGAGAGGGCTGAGCGACGACGTACGGGCACTGCTGCACACCAGCGGTGCCCGGGTCGTGGTGTGCGATGTCGGGGGCCTCGGACCGCCGGGCCTCGCCACCGTCGACCTGCTGGCGCGGCTCCAGCTCGCCGCCCGCCGGGCGGGAGGCCGGATCAGGCTCCGCGACCCCGACCCGGCCCTAGGCGCCCTGCTCGACCTGGTCGGCCTCCGCTTCGAGACGGAGGGGCAGGTCGAAGAGCGGGAACCAGCGCTCGGTGTCGAGGAAGCAGTGGAACCCGGTGATCCGGCCGTCTGA
- a CDS encoding AEC family transporter, producing MQGVLSGFAVIAVVIGVGYLIGRRGYLGDGGREVLTKLAFHVASPALLFTTLAQADLSVIFSDRLLVTAMSTAAAAGVFVAVGAVRRWGAGRTTIGALCSSYVNSGNLGIPIAVYVLGDASLVAPVLLFQLVAVTPVALTVLDLATVSEEDKRPLWQSLLTPLRNPIALGSLAGVAASATGLHVPGPLMDPLTLIGNMSVPAVLLAFGISLRGSTLPLRGAERAPVLLAVALKAIAQPLIAWALATTVFGLHGASLLDVVVTSALPAAQNLFTYASSYRVGEVLAREAILLSTVLAVPVLVVVAAVLG from the coding sequence GTGCAGGGGGTGCTGAGCGGGTTCGCGGTCATCGCCGTGGTCATCGGGGTCGGCTACCTGATCGGCCGCCGGGGCTATCTGGGGGACGGGGGCCGCGAGGTCCTGACCAAGCTGGCCTTCCATGTGGCGTCCCCGGCGCTGCTCTTCACGACGCTCGCGCAGGCCGACCTGTCGGTGATCTTCTCCGACCGGCTGCTGGTCACGGCGATGAGCACGGCAGCGGCGGCGGGGGTCTTCGTGGCGGTGGGTGCGGTGCGCCGGTGGGGTGCGGGCCGGACGACGATCGGCGCGCTGTGCTCCAGCTACGTGAACTCGGGGAATCTCGGCATCCCGATCGCCGTGTACGTCCTCGGTGACGCGTCGCTGGTCGCGCCGGTGCTGCTGTTCCAGCTGGTCGCCGTCACACCGGTGGCGCTGACGGTCCTGGACCTGGCGACCGTCTCGGAGGAGGACAAGCGCCCCCTGTGGCAGAGCCTGCTCACCCCGCTCCGCAATCCGATCGCCCTGGGCTCCCTCGCCGGGGTGGCGGCGTCGGCGACCGGCCTCCATGTCCCGGGCCCGCTGATGGACCCCCTCACCCTGATCGGCAACATGTCGGTCCCGGCCGTCCTCCTCGCCTTCGGCATCTCCCTGCGCGGCAGCACACTCCCCCTGCGCGGCGCGGAACGGGCCCCCGTCCTCCTCGCCGTGGCCCTGAAGGCGATCGCCCAGCCCCTGATCGCCTGGGCCCTGGCGACGACCGTCTTCGGCCTCCACGGAGCGTCCCTGCTCGACGTGGTCGTCACCTCTGCCCTGCCTGCGGCACAGAACCTGTTCACGTACGCGAGTAGCTACCGAGTGGGCGAGGTGCTGGCGAGGGAGGCGATCCTGCTGTCGACGGTGCTGGCGGTGCCGGTGCTTGTGGTGGTGGCGGCGGTGCTGGGGTGA
- a CDS encoding Uma2 family endonuclease, producing MSALTVDHSAANGHEWDDLVRIWQETDAPEGCKVEIIEGIVTVAPPPSNAHNDIADLVQRVLYEVIPRHWGIYQTLGTAVPSRDGLYIPDLAVAPRQVLRDEGGHFIPAAAAELIVEITSKGNAAHDRIKKAAGYAHAGVPLYLLIDGWAPGGPVITLYGEPRGKVYRVLDEGKFGDRITLPEPFTLELDTAEFPHD from the coding sequence ATGAGCGCACTCACCGTCGACCACTCGGCTGCCAACGGCCACGAGTGGGACGACCTCGTTCGGATCTGGCAGGAGACGGACGCGCCCGAGGGCTGCAAGGTGGAGATCATCGAGGGGATCGTCACCGTGGCACCACCGCCGTCCAATGCCCACAACGACATCGCTGACCTGGTCCAGCGAGTCCTGTACGAGGTCATCCCCAGGCACTGGGGCATCTACCAGACCCTGGGCACGGCGGTCCCGTCCCGTGACGGGCTCTACATCCCTGACCTCGCAGTCGCCCCCAGGCAGGTGCTGCGTGACGAGGGCGGCCACTTCATCCCAGCGGCTGCCGCGGAACTCATTGTCGAGATCACGTCCAAGGGGAATGCGGCCCACGATCGGATCAAGAAAGCCGCCGGTTATGCCCACGCCGGCGTTCCGCTGTACCTGCTCATCGACGGCTGGGCCCCCGGAGGGCCCGTCATCACGCTCTACGGCGAACCGCGGGGGAAGGTCTACCGGGTTCTGGATGAGGGCAAATTCGGAGATCGCATCACGCTGCCCGAGCCCTTCACCCTAGAACTCGACACCGCCGAGTTCCCCCACGACTGA
- a CDS encoding thymidine phosphorylase, with protein sequence MAMDAISVIRTKRDRGELSDEQIDWVIDAYTRGEVADEQMSALAMAILLNGMNRREIARWTAAMIASGERMDFSSLSRPTADKHSTGGVGDKITLPLAPLVAACGAAVPQLSGRGLGHTGGTLDKLESVPGWQALLSNERMLNVLDTTGAVICAAGDGLAPADKKLYALRDVTGTVEAIPLIASSIMSKKIAEGTGSLVLDVKVGTGAFMKTLDDARELASTMVGLGTDHGVRTVALLTDMSTPLGLTAGNALEVRESVEVLAGGGPADVVELTIALAREMLDAAGVKDADPAKALADGSAMDVWRRMIAAQGGDPDAALPVAREQHVIKAPASGTLTRLDAYDIGIAAWRLGAGRARKEDPVQAGAGIELHAKPGDPVKEGQPLLTLHTDTPERFEYALQAVEGSYDIAAQGTDFTASPVVLERIA encoded by the coding sequence ATGGCCATGGACGCCATCTCCGTCATCCGCACCAAGCGGGACCGCGGCGAGCTCAGTGACGAGCAGATCGACTGGGTCATCGACGCGTACACCCGCGGGGAGGTGGCCGACGAGCAGATGTCCGCCCTCGCGATGGCCATCCTGCTCAACGGCATGAACCGCCGTGAGATCGCCCGCTGGACCGCCGCGATGATCGCCTCCGGCGAGCGCATGGACTTCTCGTCCCTGTCCCGCCCGACGGCCGACAAGCACTCCACGGGCGGCGTCGGCGACAAGATCACGCTCCCGCTGGCCCCCCTGGTCGCCGCGTGCGGCGCCGCCGTACCGCAGCTCTCGGGCCGCGGCCTCGGCCACACCGGCGGCACGCTGGACAAGCTGGAGTCCGTCCCCGGCTGGCAGGCCCTGCTCTCCAACGAGCGGATGCTGAACGTCCTGGACACCACCGGCGCGGTCATCTGCGCGGCGGGCGACGGCCTGGCCCCCGCGGACAAGAAGCTCTACGCCCTGCGCGACGTCACGGGCACCGTCGAGGCGATCCCCCTGATCGCCTCCTCGATCATGTCGAAGAAGATCGCCGAGGGCACGGGCTCGCTCGTCCTGGACGTCAAGGTAGGCACGGGCGCCTTCATGAAGACTCTGGACGACGCCCGCGAACTGGCCTCCACGATGGTCGGCCTGGGCACGGACCACGGGGTGCGTACGGTCGCCCTGCTCACGGACATGTCGACCCCGCTCGGCCTCACCGCGGGCAACGCCCTGGAGGTCCGCGAGTCGGTGGAGGTCCTGGCGGGCGGCGGCCCGGCGGACGTGGTCGAACTGACCATCGCCCTGGCCCGCGAAATGCTGGACGCCGCAGGTGTGAAGGACGCCGACCCGGCGAAGGCCCTGGCCGACGGCTCCGCGATGGACGTCTGGCGCCGCATGATCGCGGCCCAGGGCGGCGACCCGGACGCGGCGCTCCCGGTGGCCCGCGAACAGCACGTGATCAAGGCCCCGGCCTCGGGCACCCTGACCCGCCTCGACGCCTACGACATCGGCATCGCCGCCTGGCGCCTCGGCGCGGGCCGCGCCCGCAAGGAGGACCCGGTCCAGGCAGGCGCCGGCATCGAACTCCACGCCAAGCCGGGCGACCCGGTGAAGGAGGGCCAGCCCCTGCTGACCCTGCACACCGACACCCCGGAGCGTTTCGAGTACGCGCTCCAGGCGGTGGAGGGCTCCTACGACATCGCGGCCCAGGGGACGGACTTCACGGCGTCGCCGGTAGTGCTGGAACGTATCGCCTGA
- a CDS encoding cytidine deaminase yields the protein MTDAGPAVDWEKLRAVARDAMSRAYAPYSGYPVGVAALVDDGRIISGCNVENASYGLGLCAECGLVSELHNTGGGRLTHFTCVDRDGDPLVPCGRCRQLLHEFGGPELLLETPEGILPLSAMLPQAFGPGHLDK from the coding sequence GTGACCGACGCCGGCCCGGCCGTCGACTGGGAGAAGCTGCGCGCGGTGGCCCGGGACGCCATGTCCCGGGCGTACGCCCCCTACTCCGGCTATCCGGTGGGCGTGGCCGCCCTGGTCGACGACGGCCGGATCATCTCCGGCTGCAACGTCGAGAACGCCTCGTACGGCCTCGGCCTGTGCGCCGAGTGCGGCCTGGTGTCGGAGCTGCACAACACCGGCGGCGGCCGGCTGACGCACTTCACCTGCGTCGACCGCGACGGCGACCCGCTCGTACCGTGCGGCCGCTGCCGCCAGTTGCTGCACGAGTTCGGCGGCCCGGAGCTGCTGCTGGAGACCCCGGAGGGCATCCTGCCGCTGTCGGCGATGCTGCCCCAGGCCTTCGGCCCCGGCCACCTCGACAAGTAG
- a CDS encoding ABC transporter permease: MTTVTDLNQPTLQPAAPTGRRLSWPVLLLVIAGGLALTSIVRIITGADGITNVSQMSTALQLAVPIGLAGLGGLWAERAGVVNIGLEGMMILGTWFGAWAGFQWGPWTGVLVGIAGGAIGGLLHAFVTVTFNVNHIVSGVAINILALGATRYLAPLAFEGHTGGSAKQSPAVESLGNFTVPGLSDALRDLNAHGWFLISDIAGLLGGLVTNVSWLTLIAIALIPATWWILWRTAFGLRLRSCGENPVAAESLGVNVYKYKYIAVIISGGLAGLGGAFLSIVANPFYLEGQVSGRGYIGLAAMIFGNWMPGGLALGAGLFGYTDSLNLRGGSANVHALLLLGALLLLIGAIWLVVRKKYVQAAITLVVGGLVFAWYATTDEVPNQVVSATPYVITLVVLALSAQRLRMPKADGMPYRKGQGK, encoded by the coding sequence ATGACCACCGTGACCGACCTCAACCAGCCCACGCTGCAGCCCGCGGCGCCCACCGGCCGCCGCCTGTCGTGGCCCGTCCTGCTGCTGGTCATCGCCGGCGGTCTGGCGCTGACCTCGATCGTCCGCATCATCACCGGCGCCGACGGCATCACCAACGTCAGCCAGATGTCCACCGCGCTCCAGCTCGCCGTGCCGATCGGCCTCGCCGGTCTCGGCGGTCTGTGGGCCGAGCGCGCGGGTGTCGTCAACATCGGCCTCGAGGGCATGATGATCCTCGGCACCTGGTTCGGTGCCTGGGCCGGATTCCAGTGGGGCCCGTGGACCGGTGTCCTGGTGGGCATCGCGGGCGGCGCGATCGGCGGCCTGCTGCACGCCTTCGTCACCGTCACCTTCAACGTCAACCACATCGTCTCCGGTGTGGCCATCAACATCCTCGCCCTGGGCGCCACCCGCTACCTCGCGCCCCTCGCCTTCGAGGGCCACACGGGCGGCTCCGCCAAGCAGTCCCCGGCGGTGGAATCCCTCGGCAACTTCACGGTGCCGGGCCTCTCCGACGCGCTGCGCGACCTCAACGCCCACGGCTGGTTCCTGATCTCGGACATCGCCGGCCTGCTCGGCGGCCTGGTCACCAACGTCTCCTGGCTGACCCTGATCGCCATCGCGCTGATCCCCGCCACCTGGTGGATCCTGTGGCGCACCGCCTTCGGCCTGCGGCTGCGCTCCTGCGGCGAGAACCCGGTCGCCGCCGAGTCCCTCGGCGTCAACGTCTACAAGTACAAGTACATCGCCGTGATCATCTCCGGCGGTCTGGCCGGCCTCGGCGGCGCCTTCCTGTCCATCGTGGCCAACCCCTTCTACCTGGAGGGCCAGGTCAGCGGCCGCGGCTACATCGGCCTCGCCGCGATGATCTTCGGCAACTGGATGCCCGGCGGACTCGCCCTCGGCGCGGGCCTGTTCGGCTACACCGACAGCCTCAACCTGCGCGGCGGCTCGGCCAACGTGCACGCCCTGCTGCTGCTCGGCGCGCTCCTGCTGCTCATCGGCGCCATCTGGCTGGTGGTCCGCAAGAAGTACGTCCAGGCCGCGATCACCCTGGTCGTCGGCGGCCTGGTCTTCGCCTGGTACGCGACCACCGACGAGGTCCCCAACCAGGTCGTCTCCGCCACGCCGTACGTCATCACCCTGGTGGTGCTCGCCCTGTCCGCGCAGCGTCTGAGGATGCCCAAGGCGGACGGCATGCCGTACCGGAAGGGACAGGGCAAGTGA
- a CDS encoding ABC transporter permease, protein MKKFDKERVLLAVAGPVIALAVAFVLIAIVLIASGKNPIEPFALMFEQLGFSDIQVLIINQASMYYIAALAVAIGFRMNLFNIGVDGQYQLAAMMAAIVGAHASMPAAIQVPLLLLTAVLTGAFWAGIAGVLKVTRGVSEVVATIMLNAIATSVISYLWLPDVFGVKVGNNNTTGEMHESGWIPGISMGAAGEIYGLVLLAVLLGIGYWVVLNRTRFGFDLRASGASSTAAAASGVDPKRMVLTAMLLSGGLAGLAGLPILLGDTHTYSLNFPTGIGFLGIGIALLGRNSPVGIAFAALLWAWLDKASPELDFHGYDKEIAVIMQGLIVLSVVVSYEAVREWGLRRQQRRVGAELAAGHVLGTTTHNATKEVAGR, encoded by the coding sequence ATGAAGAAGTTCGACAAGGAGCGCGTGCTCCTCGCGGTGGCCGGGCCGGTCATCGCGCTCGCCGTGGCCTTCGTCCTGATCGCGATCGTGCTGATCGCGTCGGGCAAGAACCCGATCGAGCCGTTCGCCCTGATGTTTGAGCAGCTCGGCTTCTCCGACATCCAGGTGCTGATCATCAACCAGGCGTCGATGTACTACATCGCGGCGCTCGCGGTGGCCATCGGCTTCCGGATGAACCTGTTCAACATCGGCGTCGACGGCCAGTACCAGCTCGCCGCCATGATGGCCGCCATCGTCGGCGCCCACGCCAGCATGCCGGCCGCGATCCAGGTGCCGCTGCTGCTCCTGACGGCCGTCCTCACCGGCGCCTTCTGGGCCGGTATCGCCGGTGTCCTCAAGGTCACCCGCGGCGTCAGCGAGGTCGTCGCCACGATCATGCTCAACGCCATCGCCACCTCGGTGATCTCCTACCTGTGGCTGCCGGACGTCTTCGGCGTCAAGGTCGGCAACAACAACACCACCGGCGAGATGCACGAGTCCGGCTGGATCCCCGGCATCTCGATGGGCGCGGCCGGCGAGATCTACGGCCTGGTCCTGCTCGCCGTCCTGCTCGGCATCGGCTACTGGGTCGTCCTGAACCGCACCCGCTTCGGCTTCGACCTGCGTGCCTCCGGCGCCTCCTCGACCGCGGCCGCGGCCAGCGGCGTCGACCCCAAGCGCATGGTGCTGACCGCCATGCTGCTCTCCGGCGGCCTCGCGGGCCTGGCCGGTCTGCCGATCCTGCTCGGCGACACCCACACCTACAGCCTGAACTTCCCCACCGGAATCGGCTTCCTCGGCATCGGCATCGCCCTGCTCGGCCGCAACAGCCCGGTCGGCATCGCCTTCGCCGCCCTGCTGTGGGCCTGGCTCGACAAGGCCTCGCCCGAACTGGACTTCCACGGCTACGACAAGGAGATCGCGGTCATCATGCAGGGCCTGATCGTCCTCTCGGTCGTCGTCTCCTACGAGGCCGTCCGCGAATGGGGCCTGCGCCGCCAGCAGCGCCGGGTCGGCGCCGAACTGGCCGCCGGTCACGTCCTCGGCACCACCACCCACAACGCCACGAAGGAGGTGGCTGGCCGATGA